The Deltaproteobacteria bacterium sequence TAATGCGCCCTCTTCCGGATAAAACTTCTCAATAGTCAGGCCATACCTCTTTTCCGCAGCAGATATTGCCTCATAAGTCTCCGGATGCAGACGAAGGGTGTCAATGGTGAAAACTCTAAACTTTTTTAAATGCCTGCTTGCAAGGTCTGTTATTACAGCGCCTGTAAGCTGCAAGCTTGTGCCTATGGCGCATTTTTCCCTGAAGTTTTCAAATGCCCATTTGATAAGTTCTTCTGCGGACATTTTGTTTAATTTATCAAGGGTCTCTTTTGTAATATCTTCAATCTTCATAGTAAAAACAGGCGATAGGCAATGGGCTATAGGTTTTCTTTCTATTACCCATCGTCTATAGTCTATAGCCTAAAATTTCACATATCCCTTTTCTTCAAGATAGCTCAATATAGCCTTTGTTGATTCTTCAACTGAGAGTTTTGAAGTATCAATTGTTATCTCAGGATTCAGAGGCTCTTCATACGGCGCTGATATGCCTGTAAATTCTTTGACCTCGCCTGCGCGGGCTTTTTTATAAAGCCCTTTTGTATCCCTTTGTTCGCAGACATCCAGCGGACACTTTACATACACCTCTATAAATTCCCCGTCCTTTTGCAGTTTTCTGGCATTTTCCCTGTCCTGCCTGTATGGTGATATGAAAGCCGTTATTGTTATGATATTTGCATCTGTAAAAAGCTTTGCAACCTCTCCAATGCGCCGGATATTTTCAGAGCGGTCCTCCGGTGAAAAACCAAGGTTTTTATTTAAGCCGTGCCGGATATTATCGCCGTCAAGGATATACGCCTGATGACTGTTTTCAAGGAGCGCATGTTCAAGCTCAACAGCAATCGTTGACTTCCCTGAACCTGAAAGTCCTGTAAGCCATATAGTTACACCTTTCTGCTTTATGAGTTTTATTCTATCCTCTTTTGTGATCTTTCCGTGATGCCATTTTATGTTTGTTGCCTTCTGATGTGTCATGTCGTCTCCCTTCGTTTATAGCCTGTTTCTATTCTTCAAATACCTCCACCTTGCAAGGCGCCTTTTCAACAAGCTCATCTACCATAGACTTTGAAAAATATTTTAGAAACGCTGAACGTTTTCTTTTTATTGTCACTGCCACATCAACCTTGTATCTTTCAATCACCTCAATGGCCTTTTCAACAAAATCGCCCTGGGTTGTAACTGCGTCAAAATCCACATTCTCCTCCATTGCCCTTATCTGAACCTTGCCCATCTCCTCATAGCCGCGCTGCCGGTATTCCTTCATGATAGCCTCAGTAAGTTGTGTTGAAGGTTTGTCGCCTATAAAACCTATGTCTGTAAATTTATCAAAGACCTCATTGGCAAGCTCTGTCTCCACAATGTAAAGCACTACAAGCTTTGCCTTCTCTTTTTTTGCCAGATTAACAGCATACTCTATAGCATCCTGCGAGGTCCTTGATGTGGAAAGTATGAGAAGTATGTTCTTCACGTGTAAATATCCTCTCTTACCCCATCCCCACCCTAACCCTCCCCTTGAAGGGGAGGGAATAAAATAGTCTCCTCTCCCTCAGGGAGAGGATTAAGGTGAGGGTGGGGTTGATTTTCATATCTTTATCCCGATCAGCGGCCAATAAAATCTGGCCACGAGGTTAAACACTATCCATGCAATTGTCATCATTATAATACCTGCCTTTGCCATATCCGTTGCCGTTATGTAGCCTGATGAAACCGCTATGGCATTTGCTGGTGTTGACATGGGAAAGCAGAAGGCCATGCCTGCCGGGATCGCAATCGCATAAGTAACAAGCTTTGGCTCTATATTGAATTTACCGGCTATGCCAATCCCCACCGGCATAAGTATAGCTATCACTGCCGAATTGCTCATCCCCTCTGTCAGCAGGATTGTTAAAAGGGAAAATAGCGCAATAATAACCCACGGGCTATTCGCCCAATCGCCGATAGTTCTATTTGCTATCCATGCCGCAGCGCCTGACTTCTCCATTGCTGCGCCAAGTGTTATCGCGCCTCCATACATAAGTATTATACCCCAGTTTACATACTCCTCAATATCCTTCCATCTGACAAGTTTTAATATAAAAAGCCCAACAACAGAAACAATAGCTATATTGGCTATCCCAATGTCCTTGCCCAAAAACAGCCAGAACAATATTGTCATTGCCATTACAATACCTACCGCATATTCCACATATCCTATCTTGCCGATGACATTAATCTTCCGGGCAAATATAGTCCTTGCCTGCTCTATGCTGTCAACATCCATTGGAAAGAATTTAATAAGAAAAATACTGCCGATAAAGAGCATTATCACGACTGTTGGGAAAACGGCAATGGTATATTCAAAAAAATCAATGCCTGCGCCTGTTGCCTCTTTAAGCATGCCAACGGCAAGTGGAACCCTCCCGCCTCCTAAAAAGGTCGCAACGCCGCCGATTATACATCCCCATGCAAGGGCAAGAAATAATGACTTTGCATAATTTGACTTGCCTGGTTTCAGGTTCAAGCCCTTTGCAATCTCAAGCACAATAGGAAACAACATGGCTGCCACAGCATGTTCTGACATAAAAAATGAAAGTATTGCAGCCAGAAAAAATATGCTTAAAAGAAGCCCTGTTGCAGTCTTCCCGAATCTATTCATAATAGCCAGCGCGATACGGCCGGATAATCCGGAATGCATGACAGCGCCGGCAAGGATAAATGCCCCAAGTATAAAAAAAACCGGCTCATTTCCGAACAGCGCATATGTTTCCTTCTTGTCCAATATCCCCAGCAAAGGCACTGTTACAATCGCCAGAAGACTGGTTATGGCAAGCGGCAGTATGCCTGTAACCCACAATATCAGGCAAATGACAAACAGGGCAATAGCCCTCTGTCCCTGAATTGAAAGTCCATCCGGTGTTGGAAGATTTATAATGTAAAAGAAGATTAACCCGATTGCCAGAAAGAATAGCAGCCTGAAACTCTTTAAGACAATAATAATCCAGATGGGGCGTCTGTCTATCTCTATCTTCACTCCGTTAGCCCTCCTTCACCCCGTCGGATGATTCTCTTATCCTGACCCTCAACTTCCTTCGCAGGGTTGCAAGGCTCCATGCTGCCTTTAATCCTAATCTTGATTTGTAGAAATTCTGTATAAATCTTTTTATCCTTGCCTCTGCGCCGACAAAAAACCTTCCCTCTAACGGCGTTGTCACAATACTTATATCTCTGACCCAGTTTGTATTTATTTTATTTGCCATAACAGCCTTGTAAAGATGTCCGTATACCGGCGCAACATCATCAGTAGACGGCATTTTATACTTTAAAATCTTTGCCCCTGTTAAAGGCCTGTAAATAGGGAGTATCGGCACTACGTCAATACCGGTTAAAAAATCTATCCCCTTCATGGTTGATTCTATTGGTTCAAGCCCAACGATAAGATGAGACGCCACAGTGCCGTTCGGAAATATGGCAGCGGCGTATCTTAAGGCCTCAAGATACCTTTCTCTTCCAATAAGTTTGTCTCTTCCGGGGCATATCTCTTTAAAAAGCCTTTCATTAAATATCTCCAGATTATACAAAACAGAATCCGCGCCAACTGCGTAAGTTTCATCAATCCATCTGTTCTCCTTTGGCGGAAGAGCCTCTACAGCAATCAGGGTATTAAAGCGCTTTTTTATAGCCTTTATATACGGCTTCAAAAACTCTATGCCGCCGTCCGGCGTCTCTGAAAAACCTATTGACAGATATACAATCTCTGCCTTGCCTTCTTTGTACGCAGCCTCAACAGTCTCCAGCACATCTTCAACAGTGTATGTTTTGCCCTTTCCCTCCTGAATATCAGGACTGCCTGCGCAATACCTGCATTCTATATCTTTATTAAAGAAATCACACTGGGTTGCAGGGGTTATTGCCACATATCCCCCGTGGACAAGACCTATCTTTGAGAGCCGGATACCCGTCTTTGTTTTAAGCTGATAAAACTTAGGGGTAGGCACAATAGACACCTGAACCGACTCACCGCCGTTGACTATAAAAAATCTATTGCCCTTTTCTATCAGTTCATACGGCGATTCTTTTACAAAATCTTCAGCATAAGGGGCAGTTACCCATGTACTGCGGGGAAGCATAATATCCAACCCGCAAGTAATATCCACGAGGTCATGGCATTTATCAAAGCCTGCCTTTTTAAAAACCCTGCCGTCAACCCTTATGCCCTTGAGCATAAGGTCTATCTTCAGATAACCAGGATTGTGGAGATATAGATTGGATTTTTTCATGGTAGAATTAACTCAAAGATTACACCCCGCACTGCTCGGTTGCCTTGAATTCACATGCCTCTTCATAGGTGATAAGCTCTTTTATTGTTGCCTTTTCACTGCAGAGGGCGCATTCAGGGTCTCTCCTGACCTTCACCTTTCTAAAATTCATGCCAAGTGCGTCAAAGATAAGAAGATGACCTGCAAGTGTGTTGCCAATACCCAGAAGCTCCTTTATGGCCTCCACTGCCTGTATAACCCCGACTACACCTGCCAATGCCCCTAAGACGCCTGCCTCCTGGCAGCTTGGCACAAGGCCCTTTGGCGGCGGCTCAGAATAAAGGCATCTATAGCAAGGGTAGCCTGCGTGAGGTTTAAATATTGTAACCTGGCCGTCAAATCTAAACATACTGCCCGATATCAGGGTCTTCTTCTCAAAAAATGCTGCATCATTCATCAAATATCTTGTAGGAAAATTGTCGCTTCCATCCATGACAATATCGTAGCCCCTTATTATTTCTCTTATATTCTCCGCGCTTAGCCTTTCTTTGTATGTTATCACCTTTACATCAGGATTAAGGGCCTCTATGGACTTTTTTGCAGATACAGCCTTATGCACACCAATCCTGTTTGTATCATGGATTATCTGTCTCTGGAGATTGCTCAAATCAACGCAGTCGCCGTCAGCTATGCCTATTGTGCCGACACCGGCAGCAGCAAGATACAGAAGTATAGGCGACCCCAAACCGCCTGCGCCAAGCACAAAGACCTTTGCATTAAGAAGCTTAGCCTGGCCTTTGCCTCCAACCTCCGGAAGTATTATATGCCTTGAATAACGTTCTATTTGCTCTTCTGTAAAATTCATGTCGCTTCGCTCCAGTGCAGAATGTAAATTGCAAATTTAATTTTGTATTTTTAATTTTGCAATCTTCAATTCGCAATCTTCAATTTGCAATCGCTACCTCCTCTTCTATAAACGGCTCTTTATCATCTTCAAATGTCCATGATTTTACCGAAACATCTTTTCCGTTTTGAATGGCAATAATGATATACGAGTAAAAAGCCCATGCCCTTTCCCTGTCAAAGGCCGACGGCCGGTCAGGGTGGTCTGGATGGGAATGATAAAAACCAATCACCTCCTGCCTGTCAAGCGATGCCTCTTTTTCAATCTTCAATAATTCCTTAGGGTTTATCTCGTATCTGTCATTTGCCCTGTCTTTATTTATGTTCTCCATCAGCCGCGCCTTTGCAACTGATTTACCTTTTCCAATCAGCGCCCCGCAGCATTCATGCGGATATGCCTTTTTTGCATGACCGATTATTTCATTGTAAATATCTTGTGATAAATAAAGCATAATCTTAAGCAATAATTGCTCAAACCTAAAGGTTTGAGTTACAGTAACTCAAGGCTTTAGCCTTGATTTATTCAGTCCCACAACCGCGTCGAAAGGTACCTGTCTCCACCGTCAGGGAATAATACCACTATAACGGATTTATCTAACTTCTTCGCCACTTCAAGGGCGCCCCACATTGCCGCTCCGGAAGACTGGCCGACAAAAAGCCCTTCTTCAATGGCAAGTCTCTTTGCCATATCGTATGACTCCTCAGTGGGCGCAGGCACTTTATCGTCAAGCTCATTTTCGTGATATATACCTGGAACAATTGATGTAGCCATATGCTTAAGACCTTCAAGACCATGGAGTGGTGTGGCAGGTTCCACTGCTATCACCTTTATATCAGGATTAAATTCCTTCAATCTCCTGCCGGCGCCCATAATAGTACCGCTTGTCCCGATACTTGCCACAAAATGGGTAATCTTGCCATCGGTCTGCTTTATTATCTCCGGGCCTGTTGTATCATAATGCGCCTGAGGGTTCGATGGATTGTTATATTGGTCAAGTTTGCAGTATTTATCAGGATTATCCACATAAAGCTTCCAAGCAAGCCTTATAGCGCCATCAGAACCTTCAAGAGGATTTGAAAACACGACCTTTGCGCCAAATGCCTTGAGTATTTTTTTTCTTTCCTCGCTCACATTTGCAGGCACAACCAACTCAACGCCATAACCCTTTACAGCGCCAATCCAAGCATACGCAATGCCGGTATTCCCGGATGTGGAATCAAGAATTATCTTATCTTTGGTAAGCCTGCCGCTCTTTTCCGCATCCTCTATCATCCTCTTTGCCGCCCTGTCTTTCACAGAACCGCCAGGATTATAGTTCTCAAGTTTTGCATAAACCTCCACCGACATGGGAAGCTGTTTGGTAATTCTATTTATCTTAATGAGCGGGGTGTTGCCAACCATGTCAACAATAGACTGCTTTGCCAAACTCAAATCCCATCTAATCTGCGGTAAATCCTGAACAATATGCCTGCTCATATATTTATCTCTCCAAGAGTTATCTTAAAAGTTGAGTCTTTTACTCTTGTATAATACTTTAGTATATTTGTCAAGTTAAAATCCCTTACCAAAAATAGACTTTGATTTTTGGGGAAACCTGCAAGTTGCCTGCCAAACGAGGCAGCGGGCAATTTTTACGACGAGCCGTATGTTCACCAATACGGTGAGGAGTAAAAATTGTCCGATAACGAAGTATGACAGGCAAATCGCAGGTTTGTAAAATAGCGAGGTTTTTAATCGCTATTTTACGGCCATTACCTCTTTGCCTGTTCACATATCTGACTTACAGCCTCTATCACTTTTTCTATTATCCAGTTGGGTGTGGATGCGCCTGCTGTTATGCCGACCTTTTTTGCGCCATTAAAGTGTATCTGATTTAATTCCCCGGCAACCTCTATATGATAGGTTTTTGGCTGGATCTTCCTGCAAATATCTGCAAGCCGCTTGGTATTGGCGCTGTTCTTTCCGCCCACAACAATCATGCAGTCCACTTGCGCTGCAAGTTTTGTGGATTCATCCTGCCTGACAGATGTGGCATTGCATATTGTATTGAATATCTTTATCTCAGACGCCCTTGCAACACAGAACGCAACTATGGCTTGAAGATTCTGGATTGACTGTGTTGTCTGCGCAACTATACCTATCTTTTTTCTCCTCGGCATCCCCATTAGCTCATCCACGCTTCCTGCTGCTATTATATCCTTTCCGCCGTAACTCAAAATCCCTTTGACCTCAGGATGCTCCTTATCACCAACAACAACTATTGAATAACCTTCTTTTGTTAGAAGTTCCACATACTCATGGGTCTTTTTAACAAACGGACAGGTTGCGTCAACTATCTTAAGCCCTTTTCCTTTTACAATCTCCATCTCCTGCAATGTAACGCCGTGGGAGCGGATTATGATTGCGCCGCTGTCTACATCCTCAACGGTGTTGACAGCAGATATACCCTTCCTCTTCAATTCCTCTACTACCTGAGGATTGTGGATTATCGGCCCCAGGGTGTGGATACACCCCTTGTCGTCCATAGTGCACTCCTCTGCCATGTTTATGGCCCTTTTTACGCCGAAGCAGAAACCTGCATTTTTAGCGACAAGTATTTCCATATCTATTTTTCAATCGCCTCCACCATTTTTCTTACTACATCTTCTATTGCCATATTGCTTGTGTCTATATGGATGGCGTCGTCTGCCTTTCTTAACGGCGAAAGGGCCCTTGTAGAATCTTGCTCATCCCTTGCCTTCACCTCTTCAATAACCTTTGCAAGGGAAACATCGCTTCCTTTCTCCTTTAATTCCAGATATCTTCTTTTACCCCGAATCTCTGCCGAGGCATCCAGATAAAACTTTATATCAGCATCAGGAAAAACAACCGTGCCGATATCCCTTCCCTCCATTACCACAGAGCCGTTTTCAGCCATAGAACGCTGCAATCTGACCATAGCTTCCCTTACAGCCCTTTTTGTCGAAACCTTTGAAGAAAGGGGGCCGGCAGACGTCTTTCTTATCTCATTAGAATAATCCCTGCCGTCAACAAATATTTTATTGTCCTTAAAATTAAGTCTTATCTTTGAACAGAGTTTTTTTAATTTATCCTCATCCTCAATATCAATGCCTTCCTCATAGGCCTTGACTGCAACAGCCCTGTACATTGCGCCTGTATCAAGATATGTAAAATGTAATCTCTCTGCAAGCAGCCTGCTCACTGTGGATTTGCCGGTTCCAGCAGGACCGTCTATGGCAATTACAAGACCTCTTTTCATGCCCTTTTAACACTTTCTAATAATTCCATAAAACCGGGGAAAGAGGTATCTATGCAGTCTGTATTTGAAATAGTTATGCCTTTTTCCGATGCCAGCCCCGCAACAATCATTGACATTGCAACCCTGTGGTCGCCCCAGCTGTTACAGCTGTCATTTCCTATCGGTCTTTTCCCGCCTTCTATAGTCATACCGTCCGGCAACGGGGTAACCTTAACGCCTATCCTTCCAAGTTCGCTTGCCATTGATTCAATCCTGTCTGTCTCCTTTACCCTTAGTTCTTTAGCATCTTTTATAGTCGTGGTGCCTTCGGCAAATGCAGCGGCAACAGCAGCAATCGGCAATTCGTCAATGGCCCTCGGAATTATCTCTCCCTGTATCTCTATACCCTTGAGCCTAGTTGATTGTACCAAAATATCTCCGACAGGTTCGCCGGAAATTTCTCGTTGGTTTACTATTTTCAAATCTCCACCCATTGCCTGCAATAAGTCAATGATGCCTGTCCTTGTGGGATTTATCCCGACATTTTTTATCAGTAGTTCCGAATTTTCTGTAATAAGCGCCGCAACCATAAAAAATGCGGCAGAGGAAATATCGCCCGGAACTTCAATTTCTTTCCCGAAAAGTTTCTGCCCGCCTGCAATGCTGACGGCAGTTCCGCTGCGTTTTACCTTTGCGCCGAAATATGCAAGCATCCGTTCCGTGTGGTCTCGGGAAATGGTCGGCTCTGTTACTGTTGTAACTCCATCGGCAGATAGACCCGCAAGGAGAACAGCAGATTTTACCTGCGCGCTCGCAACCGGAGAGTTGTAAGTTATTCCTTTCAACTTTGAGCCGATGATTGCAAGAGGCGCCTTGTTTCCATTTTCCCTTCCGAATATCTTAGCGCCCATCTGTGCCAATGGTTCAACAACCCTTTTCATGGGTCTTTTTCTAAGATATTGGTCTCCGGTTATAACGGAAAAGAAATTCTGTCCGGAAAGAAGCCCTGTAAGCAATCTTATGGTGGTTCCTGAATTTCCGGCATCTATTACATCCTGCGGTTCCGTAAGGCCATGAAGCCCCTTGCCCTGAATAGCGACTATGCCGTTTTTATGTTCGTCAATACGAATCCCCATCTGCCCGAATGCCTTGAGAGTCGCCATATTGTCTTCGCCCTTCAAAAGCCCTTTTATTGTCGTATCCCCTTCAGCAATAGAACCAAGCATAATAGCTCTGTGTGAGATGCTCTTATCGCCGGGAACAGTTATCTCGCCTTTGAGGGAGTTAATCTTTTTTACAGTAATGTTTTTCATATCCCTATACTCTATGTTTATCAAACTATAACCCTACCACATGCAAAACCTTTCCAACCGTCTCCAGATTAACCTCTTTCTTTTTGACCTTTTCCTCTATTCCCTCTAAAAATTGGATAGTTCGTCTGTCATAATATCTTTCGCCGCAATTCTGACACACGAGGGTTTCTACAGGGACAAAAATAACATCCTTTCCCTTTTTAATTTCTTCTTCAACCCTCTTTTTTACAATATCTTCGTTTTTACAAATAACGCACTTCATTTTCTCCTCCTCTCAATACTGCCTCATATACTTCAGCATCTTTAATTATTCCAAATCTTTCATTCCTCATCTCCTCTTTGGCATGAAAGGTATAGAACACTTTACCTTTTCTAAAACAATCTTTTACTTTATTTAGCATATCACAGGTCGTCTTACTTTTTTTGTCTGAACCTCTTGCCTTCTAACCTTCATAAAGAATAATCCCCTTGTGAGAGATGCTCTTATCGCCCGGAACGGTTATCTCGCCTTTGAGGGATTGGGTTTTTTTTATGGTTATGGATTTCATAAGATGGCTTTTGGCTTAATTATTAACGGTCTCAATAGTAACAACATGCTTTTATAAAAATCTGACTAACCAATTTTGTCATGCCCGAATGTTTCTATCGGACATCCAGCGTCTTTTGTGTTATTGACGAAAATACAAAGACTCTGGATTCCCGCTTAATACCTGCTGGAATGACAGCATGGGGAGATTTTTGTTTTATGTATATAGTCTATTTCGAGACTGTTAATAATTAAAAGTTTTTGCTATAACAATCAAAAATCATACTTCGTCAACATAATACTTGCCGATATTAAAGTTTTGGATATGCTCGGCAAGTTTGTCAAGATTCATCGCCTCTACTACTTCTTTAGCCTTTTCCTCATTTTGAGCCTCAACTTCAATATGTCCGGCGAATTCAAAGTCTACAAAAAATTTGGGCATGGTCACCTCCTTGTGCTTGCTTGAAATTGTTAATGTTATAAATTTATAGATGCTTTGTAATTTTCTCGCTTATTACTGATGCTGAAACCTCTTGAAAACTTATGATAATCTTTATGCCTTAGCTCAAAACAGATTATTTCGTCAAAATTAGTTTCTAAAAGGTAATTATTTTCTTCTATCAAGTTGTCAAACGCCTCTTCTGGGCTATTGCCTTCAGCAAAACCAATTACCTGGCAATTTTCAATATCAGGTTCTGGAGATTCAGAATTAGGCTGATGAGTAAAGCCCTCAGCGGTTATAAAGATGTAAGATTTCATACATTATAGTGTTGTAAAAGTTCCGCTATCTTCGGGTCATCAGGGATTTGAAGGTTTTTGAAATTATTCTCAAAAACAATATTATGAAATTTCTTTTTTTGATTTGGGTTCAAAGATGAATAA is a genomic window containing:
- the cysC gene encoding adenylyl-sulfate kinase; this translates as MTHQKATNIKWHHGKITKEDRIKLIKQKGVTIWLTGLSGSGKSTIAVELEHALLENSHQAYILDGDNIRHGLNKNLGFSPEDRSENIRRIGEVAKLFTDANIITITAFISPYRQDRENARKLQKDGEFIEVYVKCPLDVCEQRDTKGLYKKARAGEVKEFTGISAPYEEPLNPEITIDTSKLSVEESTKAILSYLEEKGYVKF
- a CDS encoding universal stress protein, translated to MKNILLILSTSRTSQDAIEYAVNLAKKEKAKLVVLYIVETELANEVFDKFTDIGFIGDKPSTQLTEAIMKEYRQRGYEEMGKVQIRAMEENVDFDAVTTQGDFVEKAIEVIERYKVDVAVTIKRKRSAFLKYFSKSMVDELVEKAPCKVEVFEE
- a CDS encoding DASS family sodium-coupled anion symporter; the encoded protein is MKIEIDRRPIWIIIVLKSFRLLFFLAIGLIFFYIINLPTPDGLSIQGQRAIALFVICLILWVTGILPLAITSLLAIVTVPLLGILDKKETYALFGNEPVFFILGAFILAGAVMHSGLSGRIALAIMNRFGKTATGLLLSIFFLAAILSFFMSEHAVAAMLFPIVLEIAKGLNLKPGKSNYAKSLFLALAWGCIIGGVATFLGGGRVPLAVGMLKEATGAGIDFFEYTIAVFPTVVIMLFIGSIFLIKFFPMDVDSIEQARTIFARKINVIGKIGYVEYAVGIVMAMTILFWLFLGKDIGIANIAIVSVVGLFILKLVRWKDIEEYVNWGIILMYGGAITLGAAMEKSGAAAWIANRTIGDWANSPWVIIALFSLLTILLTEGMSNSAVIAILMPVGIGIAGKFNIEPKLVTYAIAIPAGMAFCFPMSTPANAIAVSSGYITATDMAKAGIIMMTIAWIVFNLVARFYWPLIGIKI
- a CDS encoding radical SAM protein, translated to MKKSNLYLHNPGYLKIDLMLKGIRVDGRVFKKAGFDKCHDLVDITCGLDIMLPRSTWVTAPYAEDFVKESPYELIEKGNRFFIVNGGESVQVSIVPTPKFYQLKTKTGIRLSKIGLVHGGYVAITPATQCDFFNKDIECRYCAGSPDIQEGKGKTYTVEDVLETVEAAYKEGKAEIVYLSIGFSETPDGGIEFLKPYIKAIKKRFNTLIAVEALPPKENRWIDETYAVGADSVLYNLEIFNERLFKEICPGRDKLIGRERYLEALRYAAAIFPNGTVASHLIVGLEPIESTMKGIDFLTGIDVVPILPIYRPLTGAKILKYKMPSTDDVAPVYGHLYKAVMANKINTNWVRDISIVTTPLEGRFFVGAEARIKRFIQNFYKSRLGLKAAWSLATLRRKLRVRIRESSDGVKEG
- the moeB gene encoding molybdopterin-synthase adenylyltransferase MoeB, translating into MNFTEEQIERYSRHIILPEVGGKGQAKLLNAKVFVLGAGGLGSPILLYLAAAGVGTIGIADGDCVDLSNLQRQIIHDTNRIGVHKAVSAKKSIEALNPDVKVITYKERLSAENIREIIRGYDIVMDGSDNFPTRYLMNDAAFFEKKTLISGSMFRFDGQVTIFKPHAGYPCYRCLYSEPPPKGLVPSCQEAGVLGALAGVVGVIQAVEAIKELLGIGNTLAGHLLIFDALGMNFRKVKVRRDPECALCSEKATIKELITYEEACEFKATEQCGV
- a CDS encoding M67 family metallopeptidase — protein: MLYLSQDIYNEIIGHAKKAYPHECCGALIGKGKSVAKARLMENINKDRANDRYEINPKELLKIEKEASLDRQEVIGFYHSHPDHPDRPSAFDRERAWAFYSYIIIAIQNGKDVSVKSWTFEDDKEPFIEEEVAIAN
- a CDS encoding cysteine synthase family protein, whose amino-acid sequence is MSRHIVQDLPQIRWDLSLAKQSIVDMVGNTPLIKINRITKQLPMSVEVYAKLENYNPGGSVKDRAAKRMIEDAEKSGRLTKDKIILDSTSGNTGIAYAWIGAVKGYGVELVVPANVSEERKKILKAFGAKVVFSNPLEGSDGAIRLAWKLYVDNPDKYCKLDQYNNPSNPQAHYDTTGPEIIKQTDGKITHFVASIGTSGTIMGAGRRLKEFNPDIKVIAVEPATPLHGLEGLKHMATSIVPGIYHENELDDKVPAPTEESYDMAKRLAIEEGLFVGQSSGAAMWGALEVAKKLDKSVIVVLFPDGGDRYLSTRLWD
- a CDS encoding 4-hydroxy-3-methylbut-2-enyl diphosphate reductase produces the protein MEILVAKNAGFCFGVKRAINMAEECTMDDKGCIHTLGPIIHNPQVVEELKRKGISAVNTVEDVDSGAIIIRSHGVTLQEMEIVKGKGLKIVDATCPFVKKTHEYVELLTKEGYSIVVVGDKEHPEVKGILSYGGKDIIAAGSVDELMGMPRRKKIGIVAQTTQSIQNLQAIVAFCVARASEIKIFNTICNATSVRQDESTKLAAQVDCMIVVGGKNSANTKRLADICRKIQPKTYHIEVAGELNQIHFNGAKKVGITAGASTPNWIIEKVIEAVSQICEQAKR
- the cmk gene encoding (d)CMP kinase is translated as MKRGLVIAIDGPAGTGKSTVSRLLAERLHFTYLDTGAMYRAVAVKAYEEGIDIEDEDKLKKLCSKIRLNFKDNKIFVDGRDYSNEIRKTSAGPLSSKVSTKRAVREAMVRLQRSMAENGSVVMEGRDIGTVVFPDADIKFYLDASAEIRGKRRYLELKEKGSDVSLAKVIEEVKARDEQDSTRALSPLRKADDAIHIDTSNMAIEDVVRKMVEAIEK
- the aroA gene encoding 3-phosphoshikimate 1-carboxyvinyltransferase yields the protein MKNITVKKINSLKGEITVPGDKSISHRAIMLGSIAEGDTTIKGLLKGEDNMATLKAFGQMGIRIDEHKNGIVAIQGKGLHGLTEPQDVIDAGNSGTTIRLLTGLLSGQNFFSVITGDQYLRKRPMKRVVEPLAQMGAKIFGRENGNKAPLAIIGSKLKGITYNSPVASAQVKSAVLLAGLSADGVTTVTEPTISRDHTERMLAYFGAKVKRSGTAVSIAGGQKLFGKEIEVPGDISSAAFFMVAALITENSELLIKNVGINPTRTGIIDLLQAMGGDLKIVNQREISGEPVGDILVQSTRLKGIEIQGEIIPRAIDELPIAAVAAAFAEGTTTIKDAKELRVKETDRIESMASELGRIGVKVTPLPDGMTIEGGKRPIGNDSCNSWGDHRVAMSMIVAGLASEKGITISNTDCIDTSFPGFMELLESVKRA
- a CDS encoding YgiT-type zinc finger protein; this translates as MKCVICKNEDIVKKRVEEEIKKGKDVIFVPVETLVCQNCGERYYDRRTIQFLEGIEEKVKKKEVNLETVGKVLHVVGL